The sequence below is a genomic window from Alphaproteobacteria bacterium.
CGGTAGGCGCGCACGCGGAACGGGTTGGCCTGCTGGGCGGCCAGCAGGTCGGCCGCCTCGCGCAGATGCACCGCGATCGCCTGGTTGGTCGCCCGGTTGGCCATGATCGCCCATCATGCCGCAGCGCCGCGGCGGCTGTCGATGCCATGCGCTGGCCGTGGCGCGCGGCGCGTTCTAGGCTCGCGCCATGGCCGCAGCCCCGCCCCGTCCGCTCGCCGCCCTCGCCGCGGCCGTCCTGCTGACCGCCACGCTCGGCTCGATCCATGCGTTCAGCGTCTTCATCGAGCCGTTGGAGGCCGCCTATGGCGCCGCCCGCGCCGACGTCGCGCTGGTCTATTCCGTCGCCCTGCTGGCCCTGACCGCCGCGGTACTGTGCGCCGGCCGCGTGTTCCAGGCCCTGCCGGCGCCGACGCTGGCGCTGCTGATCGGCCTGGACAGCGCGCTGGGCCTTGCGCTGCCGCTGCTGTTCGAGGGCATGGCCGCGCTGTATGTCGGCTATGGCGTGGTGTTCGGCTTCGCCAACGGCATGGGCTATGCGCTGGCGCTGCAACTGGCGGCGCGGAGCTTCCCGGCACGGGCGGCCACGCTGATGGGCCTGGTCACCGCCGTCTATGCGCTCGGCGCGATGGTGTTGGCGCGGCTGTTCGCCATGCTGATCGCGCTGGACGGACCCGGCACCGCGCTCGGCGCGATGGCGGCGCTGATGCTCGCCGCCAGCGCCGCCGCCGCGGTGGCGGTGCGCCTGTCCGGGCTGACAGTCGCCGCCGCCGCACCTGACCGGGCCGCGCGGCCGCCGCTGCCGGTGCGGCCGATCGCGCTGATGTGGCTCGGCTACGCCACCGCCTGCTTCGCCGGCCTGATGGCCATCGGCCACGCCGCCGCGCTGGTCGAGGCCGCCGGCGGCAGCCCGCAGCAGGCGACGATGGCGGTGTCGCTGATCGCGCTCGCCAACGCCGCGGGCGGGCTCGCCGCCGGCGCGGTGGCCGAGCGCCGGGACCCGCGCGGCCTGCTGCTGCTGGCCGCGCTGGTCG
It includes:
- a CDS encoding MFS transporter, which translates into the protein MAAAPPRPLAALAAAVLLTATLGSIHAFSVFIEPLEAAYGAARADVALVYSVALLALTAAVLCAGRVFQALPAPTLALLIGLDSALGLALPLLFEGMAALYVGYGVVFGFANGMGYALALQLAARSFPARAATLMGLVTAVYALGAMVLARLFAMLIALDGPGTALGAMAALMLAASAAAAVAVRLSGLTVAAAAPDRAARPPLPVRPIALMWLGYATACFAGLMAIGHAAALVEAAGGSPQQATMAVSLIALANAAGGLAAGAVAERRDPRGLLLLAALVAAVALAALALAAGPGGAIAALAAVGLSYGAVIALYPALVHALLGIERMARAYGRVHRMGHRRPCRAVARRRALRPRRQLCGAVRHRRGGSRRFRRRRPGAARPAARGAAAARLTRRRSVFQGERQVVLANHRGRLAAHLDLDAGLQRRADDQRGLDELVRVHRPGFALERQHVDAGLARLVGPALDRQRLVVDEAAHVEQLQAGHAPVAHLGMVHHLDRQRRVVLQVAQLDPVDQRLLGCHCVHLRLTRPFGRPGECRRCGRGQPAGSRPSSAHISA